One window from the genome of Rhodobacteraceae bacterium S2214 encodes:
- a CDS encoding CAP domain-containing protein, which yields MHRSITAVFGLVALAACQSTISGAKGIVADPGVAEVPVASTLMDTPPTTSTADVDFGELLNGLRIDNGLTMVTYDARLDAAAQKHAQDMLDNNYFSHLSQDGRTPSQRIAAEGYVAAYAGENIATGQQNNEDVLDAWLRSTDGHRELMLDESLPNQVAEDFALGVAGQGRDARWVLLMAREQ from the coding sequence ATGCATCGCTCTATTACCGCCGTCTTCGGATTGGTTGCTCTAGCGGCCTGTCAATCGACCATCTCGGGCGCCAAAGGCATTGTGGCTGATCCCGGTGTCGCAGAAGTCCCAGTTGCTAGCACTTTGATGGATACGCCACCGACAACGTCGACTGCTGATGTCGATTTTGGCGAACTCTTGAATGGTCTCAGGATTGATAACGGCCTGACGATGGTGACCTATGACGCGCGTCTCGATGCGGCGGCACAGAAACACGCGCAGGATATGCTCGACAACAACTACTTTTCGCACCTCTCGCAGGACGGTCGGACACCTTCGCAACGGATTGCCGCCGAAGGGTATGTCGCGGCCTATGCAGGCGAAAACATCGCGACTGGTCAGCAGAACAACGAAGATGTCCTTGATGCATGGTTGCGGTCTACTGATGGCCACAGAGAACTGATGCTGGATGAAAGCCTACCGAACCAAGTTGCAGAGGATTTCGCGCTAGGTGTCGCCGGACAAGGGCGCGATGCGCGGTGGGTTCTGCTGATGGCACGTGAACAGTAG
- a CDS encoding phosphatidate cytidylyltransferase, translating to MTTTTSDLVLLFLGVLAILLALTTLGEVLRARQGMGEDNPVLETYMTRVHSWWGIVLLVGVALITGRVAVIILFLFASFAALREFLTLTAKRQADHKSLALAFFAVLPLQYLFVWMGWEGLFTVFIPVYAFLLLPIVSALRGDANRYLIRVAETQWALMISVFCLSHVPALMTISFDGVNDRSVLLIGFLVLVVQFGDLLEYFFGRRIGKTKIAPGLSPKTWEGLACGVGSAVLIGALLSWITPFGVFGAMAMAGIASLVGMFGNLVFAAIKRDRGVKDWSHLIPGQGGFVDQLDSVVFAAPIFYHLTQFFWGS from the coding sequence ATGACCACGACAACATCTGACCTTGTCCTTCTGTTTCTTGGCGTTCTGGCCATTTTGTTGGCGCTGACCACATTGGGCGAAGTCCTGCGTGCAAGGCAAGGGATGGGTGAAGACAACCCTGTTCTCGAAACCTATATGACACGTGTCCATAGCTGGTGGGGCATCGTCTTATTGGTGGGGGTCGCTTTGATCACGGGGCGCGTCGCGGTCATCATATTGTTTCTCTTCGCGAGCTTCGCGGCCCTGCGCGAATTCCTGACCCTGACAGCCAAACGGCAAGCGGATCACAAATCACTGGCCTTGGCGTTCTTTGCCGTTTTACCGCTGCAATACCTGTTCGTGTGGATGGGTTGGGAAGGCTTGTTTACCGTCTTTATCCCCGTTTACGCATTCTTGCTGCTGCCCATCGTTTCAGCGCTGCGCGGTGACGCGAACCGCTACCTAATCCGCGTCGCAGAAACCCAATGGGCGCTGATGATCAGTGTTTTCTGCCTCAGCCATGTGCCTGCGTTGATGACCATTTCATTCGACGGGGTGAACGACAGATCAGTCCTGCTGATCGGTTTCTTGGTGCTCGTCGTGCAATTCGGGGACCTTCTTGAATACTTCTTTGGTCGCCGAATTGGCAAAACAAAGATCGCACCGGGTCTGTCACCAAAGACATGGGAAGGGCTGGCCTGCGGGGTTGGCAGCGCGGTTCTGATCGGTGCTTTGCTAAGCTGGATCACGCCCTTCGGTGTGTTTGGGGCAATGGCCATGGCAGGCATCGCGTCACTGGTTGGGATGTTCGGCAATTTGGTCTTTGCGGCCATCAAACGGGATCGCGGCGTCAAAGATTGGTCACACCTTATTCCGGGCCAAGGTGGATTTGTGGACCAACTGGACAGCGTGGTGTTTGCCGCACCGATTTTCTACCATTTGACGCAGTTCTTCTGGGGCAGCTGA
- a CDS encoding alpha/beta hydrolase — protein sequence MPEFHAKDGTRIYYTDEGQGIPILCLAGLTRNGRDFDHVAPHLPTMMPVRLIRMDYRGRGQSDWADYKTYTIPQEAEDALALLDHLGLEQAAILGTSRGGLIAMFIAATSKDRLLGVALNDIGPELDKAGLDVIENYIGRRPAQKTYAEAAAFRAKSWSHFSDVPMARWLTEVENHYIETDTGLDLRYDPKLRDAVLEAGTQPMPDLWPLYDAMLGLPLCLIRGENSDLLSEATADKMLDRRIDMIRADIEGRGHVPFLDEEMALDALHEWLEDME from the coding sequence ATGCCTGAATTTCACGCCAAAGACGGCACCCGCATTTACTATACTGACGAAGGTCAAGGTATCCCGATCCTGTGCCTTGCGGGACTGACCCGCAACGGGCGCGATTTTGATCATGTTGCCCCGCATCTGCCGACGATGATGCCTGTGCGTCTGATCCGCATGGATTACCGCGGACGCGGACAATCGGATTGGGCGGATTACAAAACATACACGATCCCGCAAGAGGCCGAAGATGCGCTGGCACTGCTCGATCATCTCGGGTTGGAACAGGCTGCAATTCTGGGGACATCGCGGGGCGGGTTGATCGCGATGTTCATCGCGGCCACGTCGAAGGACCGCCTGTTAGGTGTAGCGCTGAACGACATCGGGCCGGAACTGGATAAAGCTGGCCTTGATGTCATTGAAAACTACATCGGCCGCCGCCCAGCGCAAAAGACCTACGCAGAGGCCGCCGCGTTCCGTGCGAAATCGTGGTCCCACTTTAGCGACGTGCCGATGGCGCGCTGGCTGACCGAGGTTGAAAACCACTACATCGAAACGGACACGGGCCTAGACCTACGGTACGATCCGAAACTGCGCGATGCGGTGCTTGAAGCTGGTACACAGCCGATGCCGGATCTTTGGCCGCTGTATGACGCGATGCTTGGTCTGCCGCTTTGCCTGATCCGTGGCGAGAATTCTGATCTGTTGTCAGAGGCGACGGCGGATAAGATGCTCGACCGTCGGATCGACATGATCCGCGCTGATATTGAAGGACGTGGTCATGTGCCGTTCCTAGATGAAGAAATGGCATTGGACGCGCTGCACGAATGGCTTGAGGATATGGAATGA
- a CDS encoding Zn-dependent alcohol dehydrogenase gives MPAIKAAVCHAFGDPLTVETVDLRAAQAGEIEVTLKAVAICHSDISFADGAWGGSLPAVYGHEAAGLITGVGDNVSGLNVGDAVVVTLIRACGTCPSCSSGKPTICGTPYDGDHGPLKTAEGGKLHQAMASGAFAEKVVVDQSQVVKIPADMPMDAASLLACGVITGVGAVVNAANFKAGQDAVVIGAGGVGLNAIQGARIAGARRIVAVDMSEEKLAIAKEFGATHGVLASQDKPWKAAKEALGRGADAVFVTVGAAPVYDTAPRYLAYGGKVIMVGMPATGAVSQYEPANFAAVGQSLIGSKMGDVVIKRDIPWMADLYDQGRLKLDELISGRWALDQINEAIADTKTGSAKRNVIIFD, from the coding sequence ATGCCCGCAATCAAAGCTGCCGTCTGTCATGCATTCGGCGACCCGCTGACCGTAGAAACCGTTGACTTGCGCGCGGCACAAGCTGGCGAAATCGAAGTCACGCTCAAGGCTGTCGCGATTTGCCATTCCGATATTTCCTTTGCTGACGGCGCATGGGGCGGATCGCTGCCAGCGGTCTACGGCCATGAAGCTGCAGGTCTGATCACTGGCGTGGGCGACAACGTATCCGGTCTGAACGTCGGTGATGCTGTTGTCGTGACGTTGATCCGCGCCTGCGGGACCTGCCCGTCTTGTTCGTCCGGCAAACCCACGATTTGCGGCACGCCTTATGATGGGGACCACGGGCCTTTGAAAACGGCGGAGGGGGGCAAGTTGCATCAGGCGATGGCATCTGGCGCATTCGCTGAAAAGGTCGTTGTGGACCAAAGTCAGGTCGTGAAAATTCCGGCTGACATGCCGATGGACGCGGCTTCGTTGCTGGCATGTGGCGTGATCACTGGTGTCGGGGCCGTCGTCAACGCCGCGAATTTCAAAGCAGGCCAAGACGCCGTCGTGATCGGCGCCGGCGGTGTTGGGCTGAACGCGATCCAAGGTGCGCGGATCGCTGGTGCACGGCGCATCGTGGCTGTGGACATGTCCGAAGAAAAACTGGCCATCGCGAAAGAGTTTGGTGCGACGCATGGTGTTTTGGCGTCACAGGACAAACCGTGGAAAGCTGCCAAAGAAGCCTTGGGGCGCGGCGCGGACGCTGTGTTTGTAACCGTGGGCGCTGCACCCGTCTATGATACGGCGCCGCGTTATTTGGCCTATGGTGGCAAGGTGATCATGGTCGGCATGCCCGCAACGGGGGCCGTTTCGCAATACGAACCCGCAAACTTTGCGGCTGTCGGGCAAAGCCTTATCGGATCGAAAATGGGAGACGTTGTGATCAAACGCGACATCCCTTGGATGGCCGATCTGTACGATCAAGGACGGCTGAAACTGGACGAGTTGATTTCGGGCCGTTGGGCGCTGGACCAGATCAACGAAGCCATTGCAGACACAAAAACCGGCAGCGCAAAACGCAACGTGATCATTTTCGACTAA
- a CDS encoding threonine/serine dehydratase, translating to MNIDAIRAAAKRIDGQARRTPLLSSPFLDEIAGRRVLIKPECLQHTGSFKFRGAWSAVSNLGDNARKAGVIAFSSGNHAQGVALAAASHGTTAVIIMPDDAPTLKIENTKALGAEVILYDRENTNREALGAEIADSRGLTLIKPFDNADVIAGQGTVGLEIAEDAKALGITHADVTVCCGGGGLTSGIATALAADAPDMVTRPVEPAGFDDVARSQASGQIEKNPSQSGSICDAILTQQAGDLTFPIIKELCGPAIVVTDEEALQAMAHAFERLKVVAEPGGAVGLAAALFHPDALNHDTVIAVISGGNVDAPMFARALATLT from the coding sequence ATGAACATCGACGCAATCCGCGCTGCTGCCAAACGGATCGACGGCCAAGCACGGCGCACCCCGCTTTTGTCGTCGCCGTTTCTGGACGAAATCGCCGGACGGCGTGTGCTGATCAAACCCGAATGCTTGCAACACACTGGATCGTTCAAGTTTCGCGGCGCGTGGTCTGCTGTATCGAACTTAGGTGACAATGCCCGCAAAGCAGGCGTTATCGCGTTTTCCAGCGGGAACCATGCCCAAGGCGTCGCACTTGCCGCCGCATCACATGGCACAACGGCAGTGATTATCATGCCGGACGACGCCCCGACGCTGAAGATCGAAAACACCAAAGCGCTGGGCGCCGAGGTTATCCTGTACGACCGCGAAAATACCAATCGCGAGGCCTTGGGCGCAGAGATCGCCGATAGCCGTGGTCTGACGTTGATCAAACCTTTCGACAATGCCGATGTGATCGCGGGCCAAGGCACCGTCGGGTTGGAAATTGCCGAAGATGCAAAGGCGCTCGGCATTACCCATGCCGACGTCACCGTTTGCTGCGGTGGCGGCGGGCTGACATCGGGGATCGCCACGGCATTGGCTGCTGATGCACCCGACATGGTGACGCGCCCGGTTGAACCTGCGGGATTTGACGACGTGGCGCGGTCTCAAGCGTCAGGCCAGATCGAAAAGAACCCATCGCAATCGGGATCAATCTGCGATGCGATACTGACCCAACAGGCAGGCGATCTGACGTTCCCGATCATCAAAGAACTTTGCGGCCCCGCGATTGTCGTCACCGATGAAGAAGCGCTGCAAGCAATGGCCCATGCATTTGAACGACTGAAGGTCGTCGCAGAACCCGGTGGTGCTGTTGGACTAGCAGCGGCCCTGTTCCATCCCGACGCATTGAACCACGACACAGTGATTGCGGTAATTTCTGGCGGCAATGTAGATGCCCCGATGTTCGCCCGCGCCCTTGCGACCCTGACTTAA
- the pcaD gene encoding 3-oxoadipate enol-lactonase yields MKVDRKGVGFHVRIDGVDDATAPTVVFANSLGTTLHMWDGIIPLLPAGLRIIRYDKRGHGQSDVPAAPYTMGALVSDAAAVCDACDVKDALFVGLSVGGMIAQGLAVKRPDLIRAMVLSNTAAKIGNGPMWQDRINAVMDKGLGSIADVTMARWFSRDYLMSPDLPASRKMLTDTPAAGYAGVCAAIAGTDFYTPTSGLRIPTLGIAGSEDGATPPDLVRETVDLIPGSQFELMRRVGHLPCVEAPEAYAKILIDFIAATGHMNE; encoded by the coding sequence ATGAAAGTCGACCGCAAAGGTGTGGGGTTCCACGTGCGCATTGACGGCGTGGATGATGCGACTGCGCCGACGGTTGTTTTCGCCAATTCGCTTGGGACGACCTTGCATATGTGGGACGGGATCATCCCGCTTCTACCCGCAGGATTACGGATCATCCGTTACGACAAACGCGGGCATGGCCAAAGCGACGTGCCAGCCGCACCTTACACAATGGGCGCGCTGGTGTCCGATGCCGCCGCCGTCTGTGATGCCTGCGACGTGAAGGACGCGCTATTCGTTGGTTTGTCGGTTGGGGGCATGATTGCACAGGGTCTGGCCGTCAAACGCCCCGATCTGATCCGCGCCATGGTTTTATCGAATACGGCTGCGAAAATCGGAAATGGCCCGATGTGGCAGGACCGGATCAATGCGGTGATGGACAAGGGGCTTGGATCAATCGCCGATGTCACAATGGCCCGCTGGTTTAGCCGCGACTATCTGATGTCGCCCGATCTGCCCGCATCGCGTAAGATGCTAACAGATACGCCTGCCGCGGGCTATGCGGGCGTTTGTGCCGCGATTGCTGGCACTGATTTTTACACGCCAACCTCTGGTTTGCGCATACCTACGCTTGGTATCGCAGGATCCGAAGACGGGGCCACCCCGCCTGATCTGGTCCGCGAAACCGTTGATCTGATCCCGGGGTCACAGTTTGAGCTGATGCGGCGCGTCGGTCACCTGCCCTGCGTCGAAGCACCAGAGGCTTACGCTAAAATCCTGATTGATTTCATCGCTGCCACCGGCCACATGAACGAATGA
- a CDS encoding alpha/beta fold hydrolase produces the protein MTDFLLIHGSAHGAWCWDHVIPHLTSAGHTARAIDLPSHGDDQTPTPLVTLDMYAGKIRAAMHGKTVLVGHSMAGYPITVAADQSPHMIDKLIYLCAHVPEAGKSIADMRLLADTQPLADAMIKSEDGKTVTIDPDLAHEKFYHDVDPSLSDWAIAQLCPQPIAPQVTAYAGGTRTHNRHYIRCLDDRAIPPAYQIDRTSDWPDGTVSEMQTSHSPFLSAPAALAAELIRIAES, from the coding sequence ATGACTGATTTTCTACTGATACACGGCTCTGCCCATGGTGCGTGGTGTTGGGATCATGTGATCCCGCATCTGACCTCCGCAGGCCACACCGCCCGCGCGATTGATCTGCCGTCACATGGCGACGACCAAACCCCCACCCCTTTGGTCACGCTTGATATGTACGCTGGCAAGATCAGGGCCGCGATGCATGGCAAAACGGTTCTGGTGGGTCATTCCATGGCCGGTTACCCGATCACCGTTGCCGCCGACCAATCCCCGCATATGATTGATAAACTGATCTATCTGTGTGCCCATGTGCCGGAAGCGGGCAAGTCCATCGCCGATATGCGTCTGCTTGCCGACACGCAGCCTTTGGCGGACGCGATGATCAAAAGCGAAGACGGGAAAACCGTTACGATTGATCCGGACCTCGCACATGAAAAGTTCTACCATGATGTTGATCCCAGCCTTTCGGACTGGGCGATTGCGCAGTTGTGCCCGCAACCGATTGCCCCGCAGGTGACGGCCTATGCAGGCGGGACACGCACCCACAATCGCCACTACATCCGTTGCCTTGACGACCGTGCCATTCCGCCCGCCTACCAGATCGACCGGACGTCCGATTGGCCAGACGGCACTGTGTCCGAAATGCAGACGTCCCATTCCCCATTCCTATCAGCGCCTGCCGCATTGGCCGCTGAACTGATCCGCATTGCAGAAAGCTAA
- a CDS encoding mandelate racemase/muconate lactonizing enzyme family protein, whose translation MKLQDLDVIITAPPAPGWGGRYWILVKVTTDTGITGWGECYASSVGPDAMRAVIHDVFDRHMAGENPENIELMFRRAYSAGFTQRPDLTVIGAFSGLEIACWDILGKDRDRPVHALIGGRMNDRIRAYTYLYPQSGHALPAFWSDPDMAAESAVQAVAQGYTAVKFDPAGPYTIRGGHMPAMHDISLSVAFCKTIRDAVGNQADLLFGTHGQFTTAGAIRLGSAIAPYSPLWYEEPIPPDTPTELSKIAAQVPIPIAVGERLSTKIEFADALRNGASILQPALGRSGGIWETKKIAAIAETYNAQVAPHLYAGPIEWAANVQLAASIPNILMAETIETPFHNALIKNSIRIENGFIPAPTAPGLGIDVDEDLARAHPYTDDGLHLQMQEDPIGYHGVNTFAGGAPVKT comes from the coding sequence ATGAAGCTGCAAGACCTCGATGTGATCATCACCGCACCCCCTGCCCCCGGATGGGGCGGACGATATTGGATATTGGTCAAGGTGACCACCGACACAGGCATAACGGGCTGGGGCGAATGTTATGCGTCCTCCGTTGGTCCCGATGCAATGCGGGCTGTGATCCACGACGTGTTTGACCGGCATATGGCGGGCGAAAACCCGGAGAACATCGAGTTGATGTTTCGCCGTGCCTATTCGGCGGGTTTCACCCAACGTCCGGACCTGACCGTTATCGGAGCGTTTTCAGGGTTAGAGATCGCCTGTTGGGACATTCTTGGCAAAGATCGCGACCGTCCAGTTCACGCGCTTATCGGTGGACGCATGAACGACCGCATTCGCGCCTACACATACCTGTACCCGCAATCCGGCCACGCCCTGCCCGCCTTTTGGTCCGACCCTGATATGGCGGCTGAAAGCGCGGTTCAGGCGGTCGCGCAGGGCTATACTGCCGTGAAATTTGATCCCGCCGGTCCTTACACCATCCGCGGCGGACATATGCCAGCGATGCACGACATCAGCCTGTCTGTCGCATTTTGCAAAACGATCCGTGATGCTGTGGGCAATCAAGCTGATCTGCTGTTTGGCACACATGGTCAGTTTACGACGGCTGGGGCTATCCGGCTTGGCAGCGCAATCGCGCCCTATAGCCCGCTTTGGTATGAAGAACCTATTCCACCCGACACACCAACCGAGCTGAGCAAAATCGCAGCCCAAGTTCCGATCCCCATTGCGGTCGGCGAACGTCTGTCGACGAAGATCGAATTCGCGGATGCCTTGCGCAATGGTGCGTCCATTCTGCAGCCTGCGCTCGGGCGATCAGGTGGTATCTGGGAAACGAAAAAGATCGCGGCGATTGCCGAAACCTATAACGCGCAGGTCGCGCCGCATCTGTATGCAGGGCCCATCGAATGGGCTGCTAACGTGCAATTGGCGGCTTCTATTCCGAATATCCTGATGGCTGAAACGATTGAAACGCCGTTCCACAATGCGCTGATCAAGAACAGCATCAGAATAGAAAACGGATTTATTCCAGCCCCGACTGCCCCCGGACTTGGAATCGACGTGGACGAAGACCTTGCCCGCGCACATCCGTACACGGACGATGGATTGCATCTGCAAATGCAGGAAGATCCAATCGGGTATCACGGCGTGAATACTTTCGCGGGTGGTGCGCCAGTCAAGACGTGA
- a CDS encoding endonuclease/exonuclease/phosphatase family protein yields the protein MTEFSIASFNVKNLIGAEQEYYRYEKYTVEEHAWKQAWLADQLLSLSADIVCFQEIFDEAALQAVIAEADAAGIEANEASVPDPSKRYARKAIFRKLAYKPYAQAELAFAPNVNDGGPGERRPGVAILSRFGFADAPQILQELPEPIEIPFSDLGGGDGGSYKISRLSRPILKVRIPVGDQVVSVFNCHLKSKLGELDKPAGAAFPPAADLVNYDPAGRALGSLRAGLRRMAEAWILRRAILNELTQGRPVMVLGDFNDSEHAVSSEIITGETPFKNYAWMRRHDAEHQGDRYKDHENDAIQEQINAVRLHSAEKMFVRKSARDMVYTSAFGGVFESIDQILMSRHFAPDYDQRIGDMEYFSVFNDHLTDGSHPEAPYNKLASDHGQIMAHMRLRDGQT from the coding sequence ATGACCGAATTTTCAATCGCCAGTTTCAACGTCAAAAACCTGATCGGGGCGGAGCAAGAATACTACCGCTATGAGAAATACACGGTCGAAGAACATGCGTGGAAACAGGCATGGCTCGCAGATCAACTGCTGAGCCTGTCTGCTGATATCGTCTGCTTTCAAGAGATCTTCGACGAAGCCGCACTGCAAGCGGTGATCGCCGAAGCCGACGCCGCAGGGATCGAAGCGAACGAAGCCTCTGTGCCGGACCCGTCAAAGCGGTACGCGCGCAAGGCGATTTTCCGCAAGTTGGCCTATAAGCCCTACGCGCAGGCCGAACTCGCCTTTGCACCCAATGTGAACGACGGCGGTCCCGGTGAACGGCGGCCCGGCGTCGCGATCCTGTCGCGGTTCGGTTTTGCCGATGCCCCGCAGATTTTGCAGGAATTGCCCGAGCCGATCGAAATCCCGTTCAGTGATCTGGGTGGTGGCGATGGTGGATCATATAAGATCAGCCGCCTGTCCCGTCCGATCTTAAAGGTTCGCATTCCCGTCGGCGATCAGGTGGTTAGCGTCTTCAATTGCCATCTGAAATCGAAGCTGGGTGAATTGGATAAACCTGCTGGCGCCGCCTTCCCGCCTGCCGCCGATCTGGTGAACTATGACCCCGCTGGTCGTGCTCTTGGGTCACTACGTGCAGGGCTGCGACGGATGGCGGAAGCATGGATTCTGCGGCGGGCGATTCTTAATGAATTGACGCAAGGTCGCCCCGTGATGGTTTTGGGCGACTTTAACGACAGTGAACATGCCGTAAGTAGCGAAATAATTACCGGTGAAACGCCGTTTAAAAACTACGCATGGATGCGCAGGCACGACGCGGAACACCAAGGTGATCGCTACAAAGATCACGAAAACGACGCGATTCAGGAACAGATTAACGCGGTACGCCTGCATTCAGCAGAGAAGATGTTCGTGCGAAAGTCGGCTCGCGACATGGTCTACACGTCGGCCTTTGGCGGCGTTTTCGAGAGCATCGACCAGATATTGATGTCCCGTCATTTTGCGCCAGATTACGATCAACGCATTGGAGACATGGAATATTTTAGCGTCTTCAACGATCATCTTACTGACGGTAGCCATCCGGAAGCCCCGTATAACAAACTTGCCTCCGATCACGGACAAATCATGGCGCATATGCGGTTGCGTGACGGTCAAACCTAG
- a CDS encoding 1-acyl-sn-glycerol-3-phosphate acyltransferase, whose amino-acid sequence MNILRVLAAKIVGHTLRLFARFITAVRADWQGIEPVPRQRVYYANHTSNGDMPMIWAVLPSALRRSVRPVAAADYWLKNPIRAFVGPEVFNCVLVDRRPEVNDKPMDKILEALDEGSSLIIFPEGNRNMTEDPLLPFKAGLYNMGVARPDVDLVPTWVANLNTIMPKGEVIPLPLICTVTFGTPVKVHEGESKDAFLARAAKALSDLRPDANQPDDQEATS is encoded by the coding sequence ATGAATATTCTACGCGTTCTTGCCGCGAAAATCGTCGGCCACACTTTACGGCTTTTTGCCCGTTTCATCACCGCAGTGCGTGCCGACTGGCAAGGCATTGAACCGGTTCCGCGCCAACGGGTCTATTACGCGAACCACACGTCCAATGGCGATATGCCGATGATTTGGGCGGTGTTGCCATCTGCATTGCGGCGCAGCGTCCGTCCAGTTGCCGCAGCCGATTATTGGCTCAAGAACCCGATCCGCGCCTTTGTTGGGCCAGAGGTGTTCAATTGCGTGCTGGTCGATCGTCGTCCTGAAGTGAACGACAAACCCATGGACAAGATTCTAGAGGCGCTGGACGAAGGATCGTCGTTGATCATCTTCCCTGAAGGCAATCGGAACATGACAGAAGACCCGCTGCTGCCGTTTAAGGCGGGCCTGTACAACATGGGGGTCGCGCGTCCCGATGTTGACTTGGTCCCGACGTGGGTGGCGAACCTGAATACGATTATGCCGAAAGGCGAAGTGATCCCGTTGCCGTTGATCTGCACCGTGACATTTGGAACCCCTGTGAAGGTCCACGAAGGCGAAAGCAAAGACGCGTTTCTGGCCCGTGCCGCCAAAGCATTGTCGGACTTGCGCCCTGATGCAAACCAACCCGACGATCAGGAGGCGACGTCATGA
- a CDS encoding TCR/Tet family MFS transporter: MNQRLAITFIMLSVVMDSMGIGLIMPVMPDLIREIEGTDIGSAAVWGGVLATIFAVMQFFFGPVIGSLSDRYGRRPILLISLVVMAFDYVLMAVATTMWLLIIGRIIGGITAATQSTAAAYMADISKPEEKAANFGLIGAAFGVGFVLGPLIGAVLAQYGTRAPFWAAAALAAGNATFGYFVLPETVTDRIRRPFAWRRANPFGAFKHIGNLPGLRPMMVILFVYAIAFFVYPGVWAYYGALQFGWSPGMIGISLGVFGIGIAVVQGLLIRPILAKIGERNAVIFGLLIDVLAFVALGFVTNGWVALAMTPLTALGSIAGPALQGIMSRTAADDQQGELQGTIASINAVATIAAPLIMTQTFFYFTRNDAALYLPGAPFLLSAILTLGCIGLFIGSRPTTR; this comes from the coding sequence ATGAACCAGCGCCTTGCGATCACTTTCATCATGCTATCGGTCGTGATGGACTCTATGGGGATCGGGCTGATTATGCCTGTGATGCCTGATCTGATCCGCGAGATTGAAGGCACCGATATCGGCAGTGCCGCCGTCTGGGGCGGGGTTCTTGCGACGATTTTCGCCGTGATGCAGTTCTTTTTTGGGCCCGTCATCGGCAGTCTTTCTGACCGTTACGGACGGCGCCCCATTCTGTTGATTTCGCTGGTCGTCATGGCGTTTGATTACGTCTTGATGGCGGTGGCTACGACGATGTGGTTGTTGATTATTGGGCGGATCATTGGCGGTATCACTGCCGCGACACAGTCGACTGCTGCCGCCTACATGGCTGATATTTCCAAGCCCGAAGAAAAAGCCGCGAATTTCGGACTGATCGGTGCGGCCTTTGGGGTTGGTTTTGTGCTTGGCCCGTTGATCGGGGCCGTTTTGGCGCAATACGGGACACGCGCACCGTTCTGGGCGGCAGCGGCGCTGGCCGCAGGTAACGCCACGTTTGGTTACTTCGTCCTGCCAGAAACAGTCACAGATCGGATCAGACGCCCCTTTGCATGGCGCAGGGCCAACCCGTTTGGTGCGTTCAAACACATCGGCAACCTGCCAGGTCTGCGCCCGATGATGGTGATCCTGTTCGTCTATGCGATTGCGTTCTTCGTGTATCCGGGCGTTTGGGCCTACTACGGGGCGCTACAATTCGGCTGGTCGCCGGGCATGATCGGGATTTCACTGGGCGTTTTCGGGATCGGTATCGCGGTCGTCCAAGGCCTGTTGATCCGTCCGATCCTTGCCAAAATCGGGGAACGCAATGCGGTGATCTTTGGCCTGCTGATCGATGTGTTGGCGTTTGTGGCCTTGGGGTTCGTCACGAACGGTTGGGTGGCCTTGGCCATGACGCCGCTGACCGCACTTGGGTCTATCGCCGGACCGGCGTTGCAAGGCATCATGTCGCGCACCGCCGCTGATGATCAACAGGGCGAACTGCAGGGCACAATCGCATCAATCAACGCTGTCGCAACGATCGCGGCACCGCTGATCATGACGCAAACTTTCTTTTACTTCACACGGAACGATGCGGCACTTTACCTGCCAGGCGCACCGTTCTTATTGTCCGCAATCTTGACCTTAGGTTGCATCGGTCTGTTTATCGGATCGCGGCCCACGACCCGATAA